Genomic DNA from Sulfolobales archaeon:
TTGTATCACAGAGACTTCACAAGACTAGCTCTACTGAGAGAACACATGGGATTCTGGCACTACTTCTTCGCATCCGCAGTCGAGAAGATCGGAGGAGGCATTGTAGATCTAATCCTCTCCAGCGAGAGAAGACTAGTAGGTCAAGGAGTATTCTACAAGATAGCAACACCAGAAATAATCCTAGGAGTCATATACTACCTGGTCATCGGAAGAGAATTCAGAGGAAAAGGCTTTGGAAGAATCCTGCTAGCAACTCTAGAAGAGATCTTATCATGGGAAGATGCCGAGATCTTCATCGCATCAACCACTCTAGATAACGAAGCTTCAAGAAGACTCTTCAGATCTCTAGACTACAAAGAATTCTCCTGGAAGGATCTATACAAACTACTAGGATCCGAAGAAACCGAGATACTTAGAAAAGCTTTATGCAGCTATGAAGATGATCTTATCATGATCAGATTTGAAAAAAGAGATATAAAAGATCTGAAGAAAGCTCTCAACAAGGAGAACACCTCCAGAAAAACCATAGAGAGAATCTGGAGAGAAATATGCTACACACCATGGCTCAGACTAAGAAGATCCTAGACACCCTAGAAAAACAAAACACACCAACCCAGGATCCAGCCTAGAAACCTCGACCTCTACCCCCTCCAAACCTCTTCAAAACCTGATCTGGGAAGAAGAGAGGAAGCAATATAAATGCCACCGAATAGAGCATGCTCGTGAAGATAAGCGGTGCCTCCAGATACACCTCCATCAGAACACCTCCAACAACTCTACCCACTCCAGCAGGAATCTGCCACGCAACACTAATCAGAGAAGCCCCCCTACCTCTATACCTGCTAGGTATCACACTCATCTCAAAAGCCTGATAGAGCGGATTTGCAACATTCATTAGAACTGTTCTCACAATATACAGTAGAGATGCTTCTAAATAACTTCTTGAGAAAGTCATCGCAAGCATCAATAGAATACTTGGCGATGCTATAATCATATAAGCTCTCAGAGGACCTCCAACCGCGATACTAAACCTAGGTGTTAAAAGCATTAGAAATCCCATTATAAGATTCTGTACCCCGAATACAAGCCCTAGATCTCCACTTGATGCATTGAATTTGAGAACAAAATAATAATCTATAATATGTATAGACATGCCAGCTCCAAAACTCACCACAGCATTCACAATCACAAGCTTAAAAAGCAATCCCAAAAGCATTCTCAAAGTAGCAGGCTTCTCCACAATACTCTCAGGATCATCAGAATACTTCCACCCTCCACCACCAGCAGATCTCTCTCTAATCATATAGAGAAGAGGTATAGAAGAAACCGGAAGAACCACTCCTAGAAATGCTATGACAATTCTATAAGCCTCCACAAGTCTGAACCCGTAGATCTCCTCCATAAGCAGAGGTATCCATCCTCCAAAAGATCCAAGACCTACTCCTACAGATGATACCGCTGAAATATATGGAAAAACCTGATCAAAACTTCTACCTCCAGCCACTCTAGTGACAAGCACAAGACCTGAAACATTTGAAAGCCCTAGAGCTAGCCCTCCCAGAAGAAAATAAGCATAGACCATGAAAATCTCTCCCAAAGACAGGAGAATAAGACTAAAACCCCATAGAAATAGAGAGAACATTAGAACCTTTCTAGCCTCAATAAAATCACTAAGCCATCCAGAAACCACTGTAGCAAGCAGAGAGAGCAGCAAACTCAAACCACTTAAAAACCCATAAGCTGAAGCTTGAACACCCAGCTGCCTGAGATACGGAGCATTAACACTCCACAGAAAACCAGATACCACGGAAGATATCAGACTCACAACTATTACAAGCCTCAGATCTCTGGAGACCGCCAATACACACTCAAACCTTTAGAATAAAATCTTCTAAGACTAATATCTTAAGACTAGCAAGAGAAGATCTCAATCCCTAGTGAAGAAAGAGATCACAAGAAAATCTGAAACCCGCCGGCAATACAATCTAGAATAATTTAAATTCCTCCACCACACCCCCAAACCCAGCTCCAAACCCTACTTCTAATCCTCTCATAAGAAGTCTAATAATGAGATAAGATCTGCACATATAATGCCGTGTATAATCCTGCTGCTAACTGGATCTTAACAAGTTTACTGATATCTATAACACTATATCTTCTCTCTTTCTCGAGGAATTCAAGAATCTCTTTAAACCTCATATCAACCTCCTCACCCACTCTCCTCAGCTCTCCTACTCCACTCTCCTCCTCAAGTATTCTCAGCAGTCTTCGCATCATTCCTACTAGGAGAAGCGAATAGAATCTTCTTATGTATAGGCTGTCGAAAACCTCAGCTATTGTCGCTCTCCTAGAAAGACCTGGATCTTTTAAAGCCCATCTTCTCTCAGCTTCAATAGCTTTAGGAGCTGTCTCTATAAAGTATTCTATTGATTCTATCAGCAGTCCTGCTTCTGAACATATATCCACACCTCTCTTTAACTCTTGAATTCTACTCCAGATATCTCTAATAAAACTGTAGATCTCTTCCCTCCATTTTATAGACTCGAGAACAGCATCTCTTCTTATAATATCCGACTCACTTACATCCTCGATCCTAGGATCGTATAGATATGGTACTTCTGTCACAAGCTCTACAACAGATGGATTCAACTCTCTAGCATAATCATAGCTACTACCACCATGTCTTATAACTTCAGCAGGATTCAATCCCTGGGATTCTAGAAAGTCGTAGTAGTCTTTCACAGAAACCATCATATATACAGCTCTCGAGAGAGTACGAGCCCATGGAACCTCAGGTTCTCCAAGACTTAATGGTATTCCAAGAGTTCTAGGGTAGAGCTGAAATATAGGATATAGCAGTGGTGCCTCAGCTGATATATAGTAGTATACTCCTCCAAAACCTGCGTTATGAAGACTATATATAAAATCAGGTCTATACCGATCTATTAGATTCATTAGAGCTCTAGTCCCCGGAGTAGGATTCTCAAATGAATACATCTTATACCTTATAGGAAAACTCCACTCAATCTGAACATTACCAGCAGGTCTGTAGTAGTTCTCAGCATAAGTCTCTATCGTAAAAGGCTTCTTAAACCAGCCTTCATTCATCCTCAGCCCATCAACATCTACAGCTTTAACAACAACCCATGTATAGTTATAAAGCTTTCTAAGCTCCTCATCAGATGCCAGAACCCTTGCTAAGTACTCGAGAGTAAGAGTTCCAATAGGCTCATTAGGATGTGGTGCTCCGAAGAGAAGCGCGGTTTTAGAACCTCTACCTATGATCAGAGCTCTAATCCTCTCACCACATCTACTACTTCCAGCATCTACCACTCTAACAACATCTCTATACTCTCTAGCTAGCATATCCGTGGAATCCTCAAGCTCTTTAAACGTCATAAAACCTCTGAAATCAGGCACACCCTCTAGAACTCTACCTATCACATCTAGAGCCTCATGAGACATGAGAATATCATCTAGATACTACTAAGCATCAGAGTTAAAAACCGATAACAGAGATCTTGAGAAGTAATGAATCAAGATCTTATAGTTATCTCTATAACAACCGATATATGTAGAAGACAGTTCCAGACCTGAAAGTTCTGAGATCTCGAGATATATTGCTTCTAGAGATAGAGAACATAACAAGATCTATAGATCTATAGGAGCTGATGAAGGTCATAGCCGGAGTTTAAGATATGAGACTTATATCAGAGCTGAACCCTTGTTTTTAACTGATCTATAGATAAAAACCTAGAACCTATACATATCACAATACCAGACTCTTAGCTCAAGAACTTTAATATCGTCAAGCACTAGCTACACACATGAAAGCTCTTTAATCTCCATACCAAGATCACAGGTGCTTCACAATACTCGATACAATCTTACTATGAATATCCTTATACAAGCTGGTTTGTTTTAGCAGTGAGATACTGCCATAAGCTTTTTCCAATGAAGTATCAAGTCTGAGTATACCTAGAACTCTAATATTTTCGTTTCTCAGCTCACTTAATAATCTCTCCTCAAGATCTTTATCACCAATGCTCATATTAAATATCAAACCTATAGGTTCTATCGAGAGTTCTCTGAGAACCTTTACCAAGTTTCGTGTAGGCTGAATTGAGAGAATACTTGTATTTGAAATAATTAACGGTCTGGTCAAATCCTTCATAAATTTGATGATATTTAGGTTAACATCTGTGAATGTTGGTGGAGGATCTACTATTAAGATATCAGTGTCTCTCCATATAGTTATTGATAGTATTTCTTTGAAAACTTCATCTAACTCTCTACCTCTGAGAGGTGTTGGGTTACCTTTAGTATAATACGCTAATGTAATAAGTCTTAAGCTGTCTATACGTGGAGGTATAATACCTTTCTCCTCAACAGGTTTAATAATCTCAATATCTACACCTAGTACTATGTGTAGTGTTGGATTTGTAAAATCCATATCTATTAATCCAACTCTATAACCATGCTCGCTTAGAGAGAGAGCTAGGAGAGATGCTATAGTAGTTTTACCAACACCTCCCTTAAAACCTAGAACAGGTATTATAGTTCTAATACTACTTAATCTCTCTCTAATCACATGTATTCTAGGATCTATCATGTTGCTCATGTCTCTATAACCTCAACAATCTCCTCTATATAAACACCTCTCCCACTAACTATTTCAAAATCTCTAGAATTACATTTAGGACACTTAACATAGGCGTGTATAGACTCAGGTATGAAGTGTATCATTTCAGAGATATCTTCACCTAGGTCTTCAGGATTTACACTCCACTCATAATTACAAAATCTACACCTAAGACTTATACCTATATCTCTTACCTTGACCTCAACTTCTCTAAAACCCTCAATCCTCAGCAATTCTTTCACATTAAATACTAGAATATCTTTATCTATATTCTGAAGTCTTCCTACAGCGATTGTCACCCCTACGATGGTTCTACCTCTATAATTGTTAACAATATATCTCACTATAGACTCTGCAATAGCCCATTCATGCATTGCTATAACATCCTCTCAGATTTTCTACTGCTATTTGATGTATATATAGAGTCTATTATCTTGATCACATCACTACATATCTCTGAGATCTTATTTTTAAGCGTATCCGAAAGCTCTTCTGAGAGAGTCTGAGTATCACTTATACCGATACCTATAACATATATCTTCTCGGGAGGCTCTAGATTATATACTTCAAGGATTCTTAGTACATCTGCAAGGCTTAAGGAGTGAGGAGCTTTTACATGACTTCCATAGAAATCTTTAGGATCTATAAGATGTACTCTACCAATATCATCTGGATTGTCAACGATAATACTATCTACTATGATCAACTCCTTAACACCACTAATAATATCTAGTAGAGATATCCAGGATCTCTCTAGTATCTCTACTTCAAAGCCTCTCTTCTCTAGATCTCCTCTTAGCAGTGATCCTATTACTAACCCTATTTTATCTTCAAGAAAAATACTATTACCTAGAAAAAGAATTTTTCTATCTCCTCTAGTTTTCATATTTGATGCCATCTAATCTCTAAGATACTTCTTTCCTAAGAGCTCTCCTCTCTCATTATAGAGTTCTACCACGATCTTTAACTCACCTGGTAATGCATGAGTTCCACATGCATGACATGGATCGTAGGCTCTGAAAGCCATCTCAACCATATTGAGGAGGCCTTCTCTAACATCTCCACCCTTAATTAATGCTCTCGCAGCTTTATCTATAGACATGTTTATTCTCGCAGCATTAAACTGTGTAGCTACTAGTAGATTAGCTTTTCTCAGAATACCTCTCTCATCACTCTCATAATGGTGTATGAGAACTCCTCTAGGAGCCTCAACAACACCAATACCTGTAGGACCTGGAGTCTTAGTCGGTATGTTAAGCACCTCTCTACTCTCAATATCCGGGTCTTCAGCAAGTTCTTTAATCCTCTCAGCAGCATATATAATCTCTACCACTCTAGCCCAGTGCATTGCCAGAGTGTAATGCGCTGGTTTCTCACCTAGAGTCTCATACATCTCCTCGAAAGCTTGCTGAGCCATTGGAGTTGCCATAGAATCTGAGACATTTAATCTCGCTAGAGGTGCTACACATAGTATTCCACTATCAGGTCCTTCGACGAAACCTTTCCATCCAATCGGCTTCAAGTATGGGAATTTTATATATGTCCACGGCTCTATATGCTCAGCTATGTAGTTGAGGTATTCGTGGACATCGAATTTAGCGTATTCTCTCCCCCTAGGATCTATTATTCTAAGCTTGCCGTCGTAGAAGTTTAATCTATTCTTATCATCTACCAAGCCCATATAGTAAGTCTCATGTCTATAAACATCGCTTGTTACAAGCTTATATATGCTTGGATCACCTAAGACAATACTCTTAAAGATCTTATGCGTTGTTATTGCAATTTCTATTGCTTCATTAACAGATTCTCTCAGCTCTTTAACCACCTCCGGCTCTAAAGGTTTCGATATACCACCAGGTCTACCAAAAGGTGGGTGGATTGTTTTACCCATAATCTTCTCATTTAACTTTCTAAACTTCCTCCTAACACTCACTATCTTATATCCTAGAGCTCCAACTTTCTTTAAAACACCAACTATATTCCTCTCTTCTTTAGGAGCTTCTGGACCTACTATGAAATCCGGTCCTGCAAGCACGTAGAAGTGCAAAGCATGGTCTTCAAGCATGAAGATATTATATGCAAGTTCTCTGATCTTCTTCGCTGCAATCGGAGGATCTACATGGAATAAATCATCTAACGCCTTAGTAGAAGCCATATGATGTGCTGTAGGACATACACCACATATTCTAGGAGTTATCACTGGCGCATCCTCAGCAGGTCTACCTTCTAAGAACTTCTCAAATCCTCTCAACTCTGGTACCTGTAGATAAGCTCTTATACAATCTCCTTTTTCATCAAGGATAGCTATAATTCTCCCATGACCTTCAAGTCTTGTTATAGGATCTATTACAATCTTCCTCATCCTAAAACTAGACACTCCTACCACCCCACTTCATTAAATTAAGTCTAAGTCTTGAAGCTGGTAGTGTGAATTTATAGACTAAACCCGCAGGATCTGGCAAACCTTCCTCAATTATTCTAGCTATCTCTCTCTCATCCTTAGAATCTATTATACTAGCAAGGAATGATATAACCTTACCACCGTAATCTATATGTGTCTCTAGAGGACCGTAGCATCCTATACATGGCATAGCAGCTTTAGGACATAAAGCAGTACATCCTCCTCTAGTAGAAGGCCCTAGACATGGGATACCTTGAGCAAGTAAGCATTTCCCAGGATCTATTCTCGTATTATATATTCTAGATATCTTCTTAACTAGAATCTTCTCTGGCTTAGTTGCATTTAGCGGACACTCATCGCAGAGAGCTCTCTGAGAAGCTCCTATAACCGAACCTTTTGGAGGTATCTTTCCACTGAGTAGCATCTTTAAAGCATTGAGAGTAGTCTCCGGTGTTGGAGGACAACCTGGTATATAATAGTCTACTTCAATAACAGCGTTCAAGGGTAAGAGTATTGGTAGAAACTCTGGAAGCTCTAGTTCTACACCTTCCTCAGCAACATATTTAACCATAGGCTTCCTATCTCTCTCATATACTGTTGGCACTTCAGAATAAACTCTCGATAATATCTCCTCACGAGAGTAAAGATTAGCTAAACCAGGTACTCCACCCCATGAAGCACATGCTCCATAAGCTATAACAATCTTCGCTTTTCTTCTAAGAAGTCTGGCCATCTCTACATGCTCGGATAGTCTTACACCACCATTTATTAAAGCTACATCCACTGATTTATCTGGAAGCTTCTCAACATCTTCCTTCTTAAAATCTACAGCTACAGGCCAGAATACTATATCTAAGATGTTAATCAGCGACGGCTCATCACTTACAGCATCAACCTGAGCCTCCTCACATCCACCACAGCTAGCCATCCAGTAGAAAGCTATACGTATCTTACCCTCACTCAATCTTTCCCACCTCTCTCACCACCTTAAGAGGTCCTAGTTTTCTAATCTTCTCAACCATATCCTGAGCTACTTCAATAAGTTTCTTAGCATCTGAAGCCGCTATCCACTCCAGCCTAAACCTCTCAGATTCCACACCCAACTGTTCTAAAAGTTTTCTCAGTAGAATTGCTCTTCTAAGAGCTTTATAGTTGCCCTCTATATAGTGGCAGTCTCCAGGTCTACAACCAGCAATAATAACACCATCAGCTCCATTAGCGAAAGCTTCTAATACAAGTTGAGGATCTACTCTACCAGAACACATAACTCTTATAATTCTTATATTAGGTGGATACTTCATCCTGCTAGTCCCAGCTAGGTCTGCCGCTGCATAAGCGCACCAATTACATGCAAACATCAAGATTTTAGGCTCGAATCTCTCACCCATACTCTCACCCTTTGAATGCTCTTACTTGAGCAATAAGCTGTACATCTTTAAATCCTCTCTGCTGCATAGCTCCAGAGGGGCATGCCGCAGCACAAGTACCACATCCAGCACATAGAAGGGGGTTGACTGAGGCTATAGTCCTACTATCTACTTGCTTAAGTGATATAGCGTTATAAGGACACATGCCTATGCATACTCTACATCCGCTACATAGATCCTCATTAACAGCTGCTATCTGAGCCTCGCCAGCTATTATATCTTTACTAAGAATCGATAACGCTCTTGAAGCTGCAGCACTTCCATGAATTATACTCTCAATAACACTCTTAGGACCAGTCACAGCTCCAGCTAAGAATATTCCTCTACTCGCAGCCTCTACCGGTCTGAGCTTTAGATGTGCTTCATTTACAAATCCTTCTTCTCCACAGCCTACCCTGATAACATCTAATACTTGTCTCAAATACTTTCCTGGAGCCATACCTACAACTAGCACGACTAAGTCTGAGGGTATCTCTAAGTACTCGTTAATAGTTATATCACGTACATAGACTCTAATATCTCCATCTTGAACTCTAACCTCTGGAGTCTCCCTATATCTAACAAATCTAACACCTTTCTCTAAAGCCTTCCAATAAATATCTTCATCATAGCCGTAGGTTCTTATATCCTTGTGAAGAATATATATTGAAGCATCTGGCATCTGCTCTAAGATCTTAATAGCAGCTGATAACATAGCTGAGCAACACATTCTAGAGCAGAATTCATAAGATCTAGGTGTAGTCTTTAGAGACCCGACACATGATATGAAAGTTATTCTCTTAGGCATGCTACCATCTACTACAAGCCTCCCCCTAGTAACCCCCTTCTCATCGAGAAGTCTATGTAGCTGGAATAATGTAATAACCTTACTACTTAACCCATAACCTAGCTCACCCTTCTCAGGATCATAAGGATCATATCCTGTAGCTAGGATTATAACTCCAACCTCAACCTCCTCGACACGCTCCTGTTCTGATAAATCTATGGCTTTAGCAGGGCATACTTTAACACACTCACCACAGAGAGTACATGCTTCTAGGTCGATCGCGTATATAGGTGGGTATGCTCCCTCAAAGGGTATGTAGATCGCTCTCCTCTTCATGATACCATACTCATACTCATTAGGTACTTCAACAGGACACACCTTAACACACTCACCACAGAGAGTACATTTTGAATTAACACGTCTCGGTTTAATCCTAATCCTAACCTTAAAACTCCCAGCTGAACCTTCAACAGATTCTATCTCAGAATTCACATAAACCCTTACACTTGGAGTCTTAGCCAGTTCATTAATAGCTGATTTTACGAGTTCATCACCTCTAACCCCTAGATATCTTATTAAGGGGATCCTAGCCGTGTGACCTCCTAGCGCATGTTTCCTCTCAACTAAGTACACATTAAATCCTGCTCTAGCTAGTTCAAGAGCGCTCCTAATTCCAGCAGCACCTCCTCCGATTACTAGTGCATTTCTAACTACACCGACCTTAGCCTCTTCCAAAGGCTCTAGTAAGGCTGCCTTAGCTACAGCCATTCTAATTAAATCCTTAGCTTTTTCTGTAGCCTCTCTCCTATCAGTATGAGCCCATGAACAATGCTCTCTAATATTAACCATCTCGAATAGATACGGATTTAATCCACCTCTCATAACTGCATTCCTAAATGTTACCTCGTGAAGAGCTGGAGAACATGCTGCGACAACCACTCTATTCAAATTATACTCTTTAATATCATTTACAATGAGCTCCTGCCCTGGTTCTGAGCACATGAACATGTAGTCTCTAGCTATAACAACATTTGGTAGTGTTGTAGAGTATTTAACAACTTCTTTAACATCAACAAGCCCAGCTATATTAGTCCCACAATGACATACATACACTCCTATTCTAGGCTCATCGGGCATAAGCCGCCACCTCCCTCCTGCTGATAGCATATGTAGCCGCTCTAACAGCTGCCGCACTACCCTGAGCTACAGAATCCGGGATATCTTTAGGTCCTGTAATCGTTCCAGCCATGTATATCCCTTCAATAGGGGTAGCTATAGGATCCTGAGGATCTAATGTTTTAGGTCTTCCACCCTCTACAAGTCCTAGATCAGCTAGGAATGCTGGAGTATTGGGTACTATTCCTAGAGCTAGAACTACCATGTCAGCTTCTATCTTCTCTATAGTACCTTTTAGAGTATCTTCGTAGGCTATTATTAGATTCTTAGTCTTCTCATCTTCAATAATTTTAGCAGGTCTCCCTCTAATGAATTTGATCTTAAATTCTTCAATAGCTCTCTCATAGAACTCCTGAAATCTTTTACCAAAAGCTCTTATATCCATATACAGAATTGCTATATCAACATCTGGTTCATGCTCTTTAGCTAGGATAGCCTGCTTTATCGACGCCATACAACAATATGCTGAGCAGTATGGGTTAATCCTATAATCTCTAGAGCCTACACACTGGATAAATACTATCCTCTTAGGATGCTTTTTATCAGATCTCCTTAATAACACACCTCCAGTAGGTCCTCTAGCATCTAGTAATCTCTCAAACTCGATATTAGTATAAACATTAGGATACCTACCGTAACCATAGAGTGAGAGTGCTGGATGCTTAGGATCTACAAATCTATATCCTGTAGCTACTATTACAGCATTAACATATAATTGTATAATCTTCTCTGTATCATTAAAGTTTACTGCTCCACTAGGGCATACCTTCTCGCAGAGTCTACATGATTTAAGCTTAAAATACAGACATATGCTGGGATCTATTATAGCTTTTAATGGGACAGCCTGGGGGAAGGGTATGTAGATAGCTTTCCTCATTGATAGACCTTCATTAAACTCGTCTGGAGCTCCTAGTTTATCCTTAGCAGGGCATTTCTCAACACAAGTACTACACCCAGTGCACTTAGTTTCATCAACATATCTGGGATACTTCTTAATGATAGCTTTAAACACTCCATTTTTCTCTCTTGTTAGACTAATAACCTCGGCATTAGATATAATCTTTATATTAGGATTCCTAGCAACCTCAGCCATTTTAGGAGTTAGAATACATGAAGCACAGTCTAGAGTTGGAAATGTCTTATCCAGCTGAGCCATCCTACCTCCTATGCTAGGCTTCCTCTCAACAAGATAGACCTTAAATCCCATCTCTGCAAGATCTATGGCAGCCTGGATTCCAGCTATACCTCCGCCAACAACTAAAATCTCACCACTACTCATCGAACAAACCCCCTCTCCTTAAGCATTTTAAGTCTTGCAAAGTATATGGCGAAGGGTCTATAAGCTAGATGCGACCATTTACCGAAAGGTACCATTAATACTAGAAAGCATGCAGCAAATATTATATGTAGTGCAAACATTACATAGGTTAGGAGCGGGTAATCTAGAGTTCTAAATATTCCAGTTAATACCCCGGATGCTACAGTTAAAGCTAGCAACCACGTGTAAATCCAGTCGCTAGTATGAGAGTACTTCCATACATGATACTTCTTCTCAAATCTCCCCTTAATTATATAGAATAACCCGATCAATAGTAAGATTATAGATATAATGCCTAGAATACTGAGAGGATGTTTAAATAGGAATGGCTCGTTAGTAAGAGTAAATCTTAGAAGAACAACGAATAATAGAAATGATAGAGCGTAGCCATAGAATATCATTAAATGAATGAAGTGATACTTTCTGAAAGAGCATTTTGAAAGTTTAACCTGGGTAAAGAAATGCTTTGGAATCTCAACCAGCTCCCTAAGCGCCATACTTAGAGGTATACCTTTAAGGCTTCCAACAGTAAACCTATACATTCTATAAATGTTTAATAGAAGGAATAAAGCTAGCAATGCAAATACTATTAATCCTGCAGTATCAACAACTACTACAGGAGCAAATGTTTCAAGCATTGTACGATCAGTAATAATAGGGCCTCTAAAAATCAAGCCGATAAGTAGTGTTATGGTAGCCACCACAAGTACTCCTATCAGCCAACCATACTTCGTTAAATGTAAAAATCTTGAAACACGACCTGTAAAATCATATTTAATTATAAGATATCTTCTAGCAGCTGCAAGTATCTCTGAAGGATCAGCTCCTTTAGGACATGAATCTGAGCAGTCGCCACAATGATAACAAAGCCAAGGCTCAAGAGATGCAACAAGCTTATCCTCAACACCTAGTTTAACATATTTAATAACTTTCCTGGGGAAAGGCTCTCCACCATACTCCTCAGAGAAAGGACACGTAACTGTGCATACACCACAATCAAAACACTTACGAATACCAGATGCTCCAAGCATTTCAAGTGTGTTCATAAGATCAGGTTTAATTCTAAGAATACTTATTTTTGTCATCAGTATATATTATTATCCAAAACTTATATTTTTTCTTTAATGTGCATTTGAATGAATATATGTATGGTTTCAAATAGTTCTTTATAAAACATTTTTATTATAGCTTATATATAATAAAGTGTTTTAAGAATTACTACTATTACTATGGCTGATATTATTAAGGCTACATCTAATATTTTAGTACTCAGAGGTATTTCAA
This window encodes:
- a CDS encoding 4Fe-4S dicluster domain-containing protein, whose translation is MTKISILRIKPDLMNTLEMLGASGIRKCFDCGVCTVTCPFSEEYGGEPFPRKVIKYVKLGVEDKLVASLEPWLCYHCGDCSDSCPKGADPSEILAAARRYLIIKYDFTGRVSRFLHLTKYGWLIGVLVVATITLLIGLIFRGPIITDRTMLETFAPVVVVDTAGLIVFALLALFLLLNIYRMYRFTVGSLKGIPLSMALRELVEIPKHFFTQVKLSKCSFRKYHFIHLMIFYGYALSFLLFVVLLRFTLTNEPFLFKHPLSILGIISIILLLIGLFYIIKGRFEKKYHVWKYSHTSDWIYTWLLALTVASGVLTGIFRTLDYPLLTYVMFALHIIFAACFLVLMVPFGKWSHLAYRPFAIYFARLKMLKERGFVR
- a CDS encoding CoB--CoM heterodisulfide reductase iron-sulfur subunit A family protein, which translates into the protein MSSGEILVVGGGIAGIQAAIDLAEMGFKVYLVERKPSIGGRMAQLDKTFPTLDCASCILTPKMAEVARNPNIKIISNAEVISLTREKNGVFKAIIKKYPRYVDETKCTGCSTCVEKCPAKDKLGAPDEFNEGLSMRKAIYIPFPQAVPLKAIIDPSICLYFKLKSCRLCEKVCPSGAVNFNDTEKIIQLYVNAVIVATGYRFVDPKHPALSLYGYGRYPNVYTNIEFERLLDARGPTGGVLLRRSDKKHPKRIVFIQCVGSRDYRINPYCSAYCCMASIKQAILAKEHEPDVDIAILYMDIRAFGKRFQEFYERAIEEFKIKFIRGRPAKIIEDEKTKNLIIAYEDTLKGTIEKIEADMVVLALGIVPNTPAFLADLGLVEGGRPKTLDPQDPIATPIEGIYMAGTITGPKDIPDSVAQGSAAAVRAATYAISRREVAAYAR
- a CDS encoding CoB--CoM heterodisulfide reductase iron-sulfur subunit A family protein, encoding MPDEPRIGVYVCHCGTNIAGLVDVKEVVKYSTTLPNVVIARDYMFMCSEPGQELIVNDIKEYNLNRVVVAACSPALHEVTFRNAVMRGGLNPYLFEMVNIREHCSWAHTDRREATEKAKDLIRMAVAKAALLEPLEEAKVGVVRNALVIGGGAAGIRSALELARAGFNVYLVERKHALGGHTARIPLIRYLGVRGDELVKSAINELAKTPSVRVYVNSEIESVEGSAGSFKVRIRIKPRRVNSKCTLCGECVKVCPVEVPNEYEYGIMKRRAIYIPFEGAYPPIYAIDLEACTLCGECVKVCPAKAIDLSEQERVEEVEVGVIILATGYDPYDPEKGELGYGLSSKVITLFQLHRLLDEKGVTRGRLVVDGSMPKRITFISCVGSLKTTPRSYEFCSRMCCSAMLSAAIKILEQMPDASIYILHKDIRTYGYDEDIYWKALEKGVRFVRYRETPEVRVQDGDIRVYVRDITINEYLEIPSDLVVLVVGMAPGKYLRQVLDVIRVGCGEEGFVNEAHLKLRPVEAASRGIFLAGAVTGPKSVIESIIHGSAAASRALSILSKDIIAGEAQIAAVNEDLCSGCRVCIGMCPYNAISLKQVDSRTIASVNPLLCAGCGTCAAACPSGAMQQRGFKDVQLIAQVRAFKG